The genomic interval AATGCCGACTTGCTCCGAAATCATCATGGTGCGGCGGATGGCATCTTGCAGCATACCGACACCAAGCCCTGAGCCTTGGTGTATTTTTGAGACTGCTAACCTAGCCAGAATAACGACAGGAATAGGATATTGTCCCATGCCACGGCGAATTCGTTCAGGTGCATCATAGGTTTCTACTTGCCCCACGGTGAGACTAAAATAACCCACAACCACATTGTCTTCGCAAACGACAAAAGTTTTAGCAGAACCACTGGATTGAGCTTGTCTGGCATGACGTAAAAGCCATTCATTCAATGTTGGGTTGCCGCAATCAAATTGTTCGAAAAGGTGTTTATCATGTAACACCTCTGGTTTTGAAATGGGCATTATTTCTCCCAAGGAGCTGTGCGGGAGAAAAGGTCTTGTAAGCCCTGATTTTCTTGAGTCGGTTGATCAAGCATATCCAGTAGGTCTTGATATTGTTCACCAGAAACGACGAATAGACGTTGATCAAGTAGCGTCTGTTCAGCAGCATGACATGCACTATCAAGAATGAAATCAGTTAATGATTTGTGCGAAATATCCGCAGCGCGACGTAGTACTGCTTCTTGCTCAGGCGTAGCCCGAAGCCCGAGACGAGCAGAACGTGAAGTTCGTGAAACAGAAGATGCAGAGCTGGCCATGATTATCTCGACTAACAAAAAATGAACAACTTAATGTTAGTACAATGAACAAACAAAATCTAGTTTGAAAAGGGCATAACTATTACTTATGGGGCAGCACATAGTGCTGTCCGCCATTAAGTTTTTGTTATGCAGTTGATGCAGATTACCCGCGTCGAACAGCTAAAAAAACACCGATAGCCATCAGAATGAGACCGATTGTTCGTTGTAAGGTAATTGCATGAGTTGGTGCACCAAACAAGTCAAATTGATCAATGGCAGCCATTGATATGAGTTGGCCGAGAAGTACAAAAGCAACCGCATTGCCAACGCCGAATTTGGGAGCTATCCATGTGACGCTGAGGACGTAGAAAGCGACAAACGTGCCACCTAAGTAGAAATAAAACGGTAACGATGTATTTGGGAATGGCTTAACACCACCTTCTACAGCAAAAAGGAAAGCGACCGAAATTAACAACGCAACCCAAAATAAGATTGAAGCGGCGAAAGCGGTGCTCCCGTATGTCGAACCCAACGTTGCACTTAACGCCGCCATAATTGGGATGATTCGTAATGTATTCAATCGACGAGATAAGCGCATCAAGTCGATGGCTGCTGAGGTTGGCTTCTCATCACAGCTTTACGATATCGACAGATATCTCCACGGCAGAGACAGAACCTCTATTTTCAAGCCAATGAACTGTGTTTCTGTCTTCTGGCCAGCCGACGCCCGGGCCATAATCGGTAGCTACACCATTTCGATGGTCAGTAATTGTGCCTTGTAATATATAAACGGTACCCGGTCTGTCTTTATGGTCGTGAAGCGGGCCGAAAACACCACCAGGTTCAATAGTTACCATCCGCATTCGGAGTTGACGTCCGGTCATGCCCTCAATCTCAGGGCCGAGGTCAACTGTTGTAAGTAATTGCACCGTAAGACCTTTAGTCTCAGGTACTGCCTGTTCATTTTCATTGTTCATCGTGCATTCCTCTCTGTACTTTCAGGGCTTAACAGTTGTGTTGAAAGGAATTAATTTGAATAGTTTTGTCAGCAAAGATGAAAAACAAAACGCATAGACTAAATCTAGTCTCAAATACGCAAGAGAGTAAAAATGAACCAAGATTTATCTAAAATAAGAGGCATACGAAGCCAATAAGCTGGGGCGCAACTAAGCGCGTCTCAGTCGAGATTGAAATAACACGGGATATCATGTCCGTGTTTTTAGAGGCCCGAAATTAGCACTGAAAATTATAAAGGACAAAAACTGCATAACTTCGACTTAAGTGGCAGCACGTAGTGCTGTCCAACTTTAAGTTTTTGTTAAACTTATTGCGTTTCTCAGTGGTAACTGAGAGTGGTGCTGATAACGATTGGAAAATCACCACAAGCCCACTATAATGACCTAATAAAAGACCTATTAGGAGGTTCTATGACAGCCCGAATTCTTGCTGATGTTGCCGCTAGTATCACTGAACTAAAAGCCAACCCCATGAAGGTTGTTAGTAGTGGCTATGGTGAACCAGTCGCCGTATTAAACCGCAATGAACCAGCTTTCTATTGTGTACCAGCAGAAGCCTATGAGCTTTTAATGGATCGCTTGGAGGATCTGGAACTTTTAGCTATCGCCAAAGAACGCCAGGATGAACCAAGTATCACGGTAGATCTAAATGACCTATAAATTAGATTTCAAGAAATCTGCATTGAAAGAATGGCAAAAGCTTGGTTCCACAATCAGAGAGCAATTGAAGAAAAAACTGGCTGAGAGATTGGAAAATCCACATGTACCAGCAGCAAAACTTTCTGGAGCAGATAATCTCTACAAGATCAAACTGCGGCAATCAGGCTACAGATTAGTCTATCAAGTTGAAGACAATATTATTACTGTTGTTGTTCTTTCTATCGGTAAACGCGAAAGAAATGATGTTTATAAATCTGCACTAGGCCGAATTGAGCAATAAGTTTAACTATAAGTTAAACGGCGGCAAGTAGTGCCGTCCAGTGAGCAAAGCGAACGTGTTTAAACGCCTTGTTAGGTAGGAGAATAAAGGAAATATCTTTTATTCATTACCACTGGACTTGCTAATTGGTGCACAGACTTCAATGCTGCCACTGCGCCTGCTTTAAACCACCGCTCGGAATTACCCGCCGACATATTTGAAACTGCCGGTTTACGTTATGTTTCACTGACATTATTCAGGAAACGGGGAGTGGTTGCCGCAAACCATTATGCCTGGATGATGAGCCGCTTCAGGCGTACACACCGACGGCCTAGAAGGTTGCCGAAGACATAACCAGCGCAGACTAGAATTCTACACTGAAAGTGAGATCATGAGTTATGCGAGGCAACCATTTCACCGGAAGTGAGCCGCAAACAACACTTAACCCTCATACCAGCCGCTGTAAGGCTTGAATTTACCGCAAAAAAATTAAGAAAATTAATTACCTAACTTCGTTTTATGCGGTGGCACGTAGTGCCATCCGACATTAAAATTTTGTTATGTGATTTTGTCTTGCAGCAAACAAGTCGATTTTGAGAGGCATGGCTACCGCACTGATTAATGACAGATCAGATGCCCAACACCGATTTTCTGCTTTTGATTTGCTCATAGAAACATGATGCCGAATGGTGCTAACAGAGACAAATGAAATCGAGGACTCAATTAAGTAAAACTGAGCTATATCAAGGTTATGAGCTGATTTAGCAGGATAAACGAATTGCGTTAAAACTTGGCACTGACGACAACTCCAGAATAATTAAGACAGTCAGAAATGCGCTGTTGTTGGACGCCACTGAGTTCTGAAATTGCGGCATAACGAAATTCAGAATGTTCGTTGCTGAGGATGATGTTAGAAGGTGAGGGCAGTTCACAGCGAAAAATGAAAGCCTGTGAATTGTAGGCTGAATGGAAATACACACCGCTGAGATAATTGATGAGAACGTCAGAACCCAGTTCTTCACGGCACTCTCGGAGCAAGGCTTCGTGAATGGTTTCGCCAGGTTCTAATGCACCACCAGGAAGCCCCCAAGATTTAGCGCCATAATCAGCTTTTAAGAGCAAAACTTCGCCGACAGAATTGAGAATAACAGCGTGACTGCTGAGTCTGAATTTATCATCAAAGGCCATGACTACCTCTAATCACATAACTTCGAATTATGGGGCCACGAAGTGGTCCCACATTAATTTTTTGTTATGTGATTTTTACAGTTTTCTGCCTAGGAGTTTTTCGATTTGCCGCTTTTCCCAAGCAGGGCTAAAGAAATGAAACACTTCAAACACATTTAATCCATGTGATAAAACACCAATACCCCAGCCAAGCATTGGCCACCAAGCCCAGATATAACTGCGGTCGGTAGTAAAATTAATAATAAACAAGATAGAAATAACAACGACGTATTTTATGACATGGGAATAAAACCCTTTAATGTCACGCACATATTCAATTGCTTTCTGTTCTGTCTCATCAAGTTGAGTTGTCTGATTTTCGTGAGTCATGTCATTCTCCATTTGTAGTTCAGTGACATGAACATCAAAAACAGCCGCCAGTGATTTTAATGAATCAAGACCTGGAGTTTGACCGCGTTCAATTCGCTGAATAGTGCGAATGCTGAGGCCACTCAGTTGAGGGAGTTGATCTTGAGACCAACCACGTTGAAGTCTTAATTTACGAACAATCATTGTTATCCCTCTGTCTCTGGTGTTCGACTGAAACTATGAGACAAAACAAGAAGCTGGTGTGACGACATCTCTACGACACGGTTATGACAAACCAATTAAATCAGATAGTTGTGAACGCGTTGTTTATGCTGGGATTATTTACAAAAAGCAATTCCCTCTATCATCACTAAGCAATCAGAGTCGAAAAATTCTGTTGTTGCCGTCATGCGGGCGGGGCATTTAGTTGGCTCAAAATAGTCTAGGAATTGCTTTTCCATGAATGGTAAATCTTGAATGTTCTTAAGCCATACAGTTACTTTTACGATTGAAGAGAGTGGTAAGTTGAGCTCTTCAAGTGTTTTCTGCATTCCCAGAATGGCACCATTTAGCTGTTCTGCAAAGCTATTGCCAAATCCACGGTGGAGGGAAAGGAAAGCATAGTCTCCTGCGACGACGGCAGATGAATAACTAAACGGAGTTGGTACGTGTTTTATCTCAGACATGATTTCACCTCTGTAGATATTCAATTAAAGGGATTACTGGAGATCACATAACTTTTAATTAAACGGCGGCACGCAGTGCCGTCCAGTGAGCGATAGCGAACGGGTTTGAATTAGTTGTTAGGTATGAACAAAGAAAAATATATTCATCATCAACAACAAAACTGGCTAAGTGGAACCACAGGCTGCAATGTTGCAACTGGGCCAG from Tolumonas lignilytica carries:
- a CDS encoding GNAT family N-acetyltransferase, with the protein product MPISKPEVLHDKHLFEQFDCGNPTLNEWLLRHARQAQSSGSAKTFVVCEDNVVVGYFSLTVGQVETYDAPERIRRGMGQYPIPVVILARLAVSKIHQGSGLGVGMLQDAIRRTMMISEQVGIRALLTHPIDELASKFYERFGFISSPVRERQLVLLLKDARKLIR
- a CDS encoding DUF1778 domain-containing protein, which translates into the protein MASSASSVSRTSRSARLGLRATPEQEAVLRRAADISHKSLTDFILDSACHAAEQTLLDQRLFVVSGEQYQDLLDMLDQPTQENQGLQDLFSRTAPWEK
- a CDS encoding DMT family transporter translates to MRLSRRLNTLRIIPIMAALSATLGSTYGSTAFAASILFWVALLISVAFLFAVEGGVKPFPNTSLPFYFYLGGTFVAFYVLSVTWIAPKFGVGNAVAFVLLGQLISMAAIDQFDLFGAPTHAITLQRTIGLILMAIGVFLAVRRG
- a CDS encoding cupin domain-containing protein — protein: MNNENEQAVPETKGLTVQLLTTVDLGPEIEGMTGRQLRMRMVTIEPGGVFGPLHDHKDRPGTVYILQGTITDHRNGVATDYGPGVGWPEDRNTVHWLENRGSVSAVEISVDIVKL
- a CDS encoding type II toxin-antitoxin system Phd/YefM family antitoxin, yielding MTARILADVAASITELKANPMKVVSSGYGEPVAVLNRNEPAFYCVPAEAYELLMDRLEDLELLAIAKERQDEPSITVDLNDL
- a CDS encoding type II toxin-antitoxin system RelE family toxin, whose amino-acid sequence is MTYKLDFKKSALKEWQKLGSTIREQLKKKLAERLENPHVPAAKLSGADNLYKIKLRQSGYRLVYQVEDNIITVVVLSIGKRERNDVYKSALGRIEQ
- a CDS encoding NUDIX hydrolase translates to MAFDDKFRLSSHAVILNSVGEVLLLKADYGAKSWGLPGGALEPGETIHEALLRECREELGSDVLINYLSGVYFHSAYNSQAFIFRCELPSPSNIILSNEHSEFRYAAISELSGVQQQRISDCLNYSGVVVSAKF
- a CDS encoding 2TM domain-containing protein — translated: MIVRKLRLQRGWSQDQLPQLSGLSIRTIQRIERGQTPGLDSLKSLAAVFDVHVTELQMENDMTHENQTTQLDETEQKAIEYVRDIKGFYSHVIKYVVVISILFIINFTTDRSYIWAWWPMLGWGIGVLSHGLNVFEVFHFFSPAWEKRQIEKLLGRKL
- a CDS encoding RidA family protein: MSEIKHVPTPFSYSSAVVAGDYAFLSLHRGFGNSFAEQLNGAILGMQKTLEELNLPLSSIVKVTVWLKNIQDLPFMEKQFLDYFEPTKCPARMTATTEFFDSDCLVMIEGIAFCK